A stretch of the Vulcanisaeta souniana JCM 11219 genome encodes the following:
- a CDS encoding AbrB/MazE/SpoVT family DNA-binding domain-containing protein: MVKVTRNYQETIPAGIRERLEIKVGDLLSVEIDGDRIILRTVVQEIPIIRLDGELTINDIEGFIEEGLMKNV; encoded by the coding sequence TTGGTTAAGGTTACTAGGAATTACCAAGAAACGATACCTGCGGGTATTAGGGAGAGACTTGAGATTAAGGTTGGCGATTTGTTAAGTGTTGAGATTGATGGTGATCGAATTATTCTTAGGACAGTCGTTCAAGAAATACCAATAATTAGGTTAGATGGGGAATTAACGATTAATGATATTGAGGGATTCATTGAGGAAGGCTTGATGAAGAACGTCTGA
- a CDS encoding arginase family protein has translation MRFVRESMYKFIKDPGDIRIGEVVKRSWVSGDVGILGIPWDGAVGTRPGSRLAPARVRSWLYSSPYTFSNVSIVDLGDVDVVVGDHNETWRRVEETVNEALGLVRELIVIGGDSTSSYAAFRGLRKAVNGRLAYVLLDAHPDVRVITEGLTSGQVIRWIRGVDSNAYITIIGVRPHSNAPYLFDEARKLGVTIYTIDQVDSMGINAVVNEVVNNIGDRVAHLSINLDVVDPAFAPGVNSPSPGGFMSREVIRLVRELSVRLRPRVFDVVEVTPPFDVNDVTSMLASAIIVNAIWVGKT, from the coding sequence ATGCGGTTTGTTAGGGAGTCCATGTATAAGTTCATTAAGGACCCTGGTGACATCAGGATTGGTGAGGTTGTCAAGAGGAGCTGGGTTAGTGGTGATGTTGGTATCCTTGGCATTCCCTGGGATGGGGCGGTGGGTACGAGACCTGGCTCTAGGCTTGCCCCTGCCAGGGTTAGGTCCTGGCTTTACTCCTCACCATATACCTTTAGTAATGTTTCGATTGTTGATCTTGGTGATGTTGATGTGGTTGTTGGTGATCATAATGAGACTTGGCGTAGGGTTGAGGAGACCGTTAATGAGGCTTTGGGGCTTGTTAGGGAGTTGATTGTCATTGGTGGTGACAGTACATCCTCCTATGCAGCATTCAGAGGCTTAAGGAAGGCGGTTAATGGCAGGTTAGCGTATGTCTTGCTTGATGCTCATCCTGATGTTAGGGTCATTACTGAGGGGTTGACAAGTGGGCAGGTTATTAGGTGGATTAGGGGTGTTGACTCTAATGCTTACATAACCATAATTGGTGTCAGGCCCCATTCAAACGCACCTTACTTGTTTGATGAGGCTAGGAAATTGGGCGTTACGATATACACCATTGATCAAGTTGATTCCATGGGAATTAATGCAGTGGTTAATGAGGTCGTGAATAATATTGGTGATAGGGTTGCTCACTTAAGTATTAACCTTGATGTTGTTGATCCCGCATTTGCACCTGGTGTTAATAGTCCATCACCCGGTGGCTTCATGTCAAGGGAGGTGATTAGGCTTGTTCGTGAATTGAGCGTTAGGTTGAGACCTAGGGTTTTTGATGTTGTTGAGGTGACGCCGCCATTCGATGTTAATGATGTGACGAGTATGCTTGCGTCAGCAATAATAGTCAATGCCATATGGGTTGGTAAGACGTGA
- a CDS encoding transposase, whose protein sequence is MEDIKVSQLIGKGNRELRRIVEWQVVKYGKEFRLVNPRDTSRKCSRCGYVNEKLTLRDRVFRCLRCGLVIDRDLNASINILKRGGWEPAQLPVEPRPIPLVPQGQGEAMKQKTPP, encoded by the coding sequence ATGGAGGACATCAAGGTTAGTCAATTGATTGGCAAAGGCAATAGGGAGTTGAGGAGGATTGTTGAGTGGCAGGTGGTTAAGTACGGTAAGGAGTTCAGGCTGGTTAACCCGAGGGATACCTCGAGGAAATGCTCAAGGTGTGGCTACGTTAATGAGAAATTAACGCTGAGGGATAGGGTGTTCAGGTGCCTAAGGTGCGGGCTAGTCATTGATAGGGACTTGAATGCGAGCATAAACATCCTGAAGCGTGGGGGCTGGGAGCCAGCCCAACTGCCTGTGGAGCCCCGCCCAATACCCCTGGTTCCCCAGGGGCAAGGTGAGGCAATGAAGCAGAAAACCCCGCCCTAA
- a CDS encoding transposase, which translates to MRDSINKKDGGVRWKLTLFAYRRLQHAVIAKAVEYNVPVVFVDPRDTSNVCPMCGARLNYIHRLAYCLRCGFIGDRDVVGATNIWLRALHAYVGGARVTPKRPRNEQ; encoded by the coding sequence TTGAGGGATTCGATTAATAAGAAAGATGGTGGCGTTAGGTGGAAGCTAACGCTATTCGCCTATAGGAGACTTCAACATGCAGTCATAGCCAAGGCCGTTGAGTACAATGTGCCGGTGGTATTCGTGGATCCCAGGGACACGTCTAACGTCTGCCCAATGTGCGGGGCGAGACTTAACTACATTCACAGACTAGCATACTGCCTAAGATGCGGATTCATAGGCGATAGAGACGTAGTTGGCGCAACAAACATTTGGCTAAGGGCACTGCACGCGTATGTGGGAGGTGCTCGGGTCACCCCTAAACGCCCCCGCAATGAACAATGA
- a CDS encoding superoxide dismutase has product MSLPANLFKRYELPPLPYSINALEPHISGQVIDVHYNGHHKGYVNGANATIERLEKIIKGDVTSYDVQGLLRNLFFNINGHKLHTLYWNSMAPSGKGGGAPGGYLGDLIKKQFGSFDRFKALFTEVMRSLPGCGWTVLYYDPETGNLEFTTFENHYNQHIAELPVLLIVDEFEHAYYLQFKNNRNGYIDAIWNVLNWEEAENRLRKYIK; this is encoded by the coding sequence ATGAGCCTTCCAGCAAATCTCTTCAAAAGGTATGAGCTACCGCCACTACCCTATTCAATAAATGCACTGGAACCGCACATAAGTGGTCAGGTAATTGATGTGCACTATAACGGTCACCATAAAGGCTACGTAAATGGAGCCAATGCAACAATAGAAAGGCTCGAGAAGATAATTAAGGGCGACGTAACCAGTTATGACGTACAGGGACTACTGAGGAACCTATTCTTCAACATAAACGGTCACAAACTGCACACACTATACTGGAACTCAATGGCACCATCAGGCAAGGGAGGAGGGGCACCCGGCGGTTACCTAGGAGACCTAATAAAGAAACAATTCGGGAGTTTCGATAGGTTCAAGGCACTGTTCACGGAAGTCATGAGGTCACTACCAGGCTGTGGATGGACGGTGCTCTACTACGACCCAGAGACCGGCAATCTAGAATTCACAACCTTCGAAAACCACTACAACCAACACATCGCCGAATTACCAGTCCTACTAATAGTCGATGAGTTTGAACATGCTTATTACCTTCAATTCAAGAATAATAGGAATGGTTATATAGACGCTATTTGGAACGTACTAAATTGGGAGGAAGCTGAGAATAGACTAAGGAAATACATAAAGTAA
- a CDS encoding sodium:calcium antiporter, translated as MMIILYMVGGFISVLIGGWLFTNSMEYVSHRYRIGSSFVGAVLSPILTSLPELIVFLIALLLYDDVSGEDVAVGTIIGEPFVVSTIIYPVIFMVAAVGFYLRRRDDVVLEVDKELTIPFIVVLLLFPTVLLPAIIKSLAVRYLIAVFLVTAYLLYAHIMRNRQGLVIEDYERLYIIRVINRLRIDWAAFILQLVVSVVLLFAGSRALVEGIIDLSKYLMLDVTGLSIIVVPTATVLPESVTAVIWTWKERDTMAVAALIGEKVLYSTIYPALALATTRWLLSVEALVSVAVVEVVSSVMLYHVIRGKLTWDVAVIGLVGYLAYLLILIHFI; from the coding sequence ATGATGATTATTTTGTACATGGTTGGAGGATTTATTTCTGTGCTTATAGGTGGTTGGCTTTTCACGAACTCAATGGAATACGTAAGCCATAGGTATAGGATTGGTTCCTCCTTCGTTGGTGCAGTGCTATCGCCAATCCTCACATCACTTCCAGAACTAATAGTATTCCTGATAGCCCTATTGCTTTATGACGATGTATCTGGCGAGGATGTTGCCGTGGGTACTATTATTGGGGAACCCTTTGTGGTGTCCACAATCATATACCCGGTTATCTTCATGGTGGCCGCCGTGGGTTTTTACCTACGGCGCAGAGACGACGTGGTTCTTGAGGTTGATAAAGAATTAACAATACCATTTATCGTGGTCTTGCTCCTATTTCCCACCGTGCTCCTGCCCGCGATCATTAAGTCCCTGGCGGTTAGATACTTGATTGCTGTGTTTTTGGTTACAGCCTATCTACTTTATGCCCATATAATGAGGAATAGACAGGGACTTGTGATTGAAGATTACGAGAGACTTTACATAATTAGAGTTATCAATAGGCTTAGGATTGATTGGGCAGCGTTTATTCTTCAGCTTGTGGTTTCCGTGGTATTACTATTCGCGGGCTCCAGGGCATTGGTTGAGGGCATTATTGATTTGTCTAAGTACCTCATGCTTGATGTGACGGGGTTATCAATAATAGTAGTGCCGACGGCTACGGTACTTCCCGAATCAGTAACCGCGGTAATATGGACTTGGAAAGAGCGTGATACCATGGCTGTTGCCGCATTAATTGGCGAGAAGGTTCTTTACTCGACTATCTACCCAGCATTGGCTCTTGCGACCACCAGGTGGTTACTGAGTGTTGAGGCCTTGGTAAGTGTTGCGGTTGTTGAGGTGGTTTCTTCAGTAATGCTTTATCACGTAATTAGGGGGAAGCTAACCTGGGATGTGGCTGTGATAGGGCTTGTTGGCTATTTGGCGTATTTATTGATTTTAATACACTTCATTTAG
- a CDS encoding dihydropteroate synthase, producing MPRARLGRVWFGDSEPVRLVGVINVSPESFFKGSVKRSVDDVIKAVESMTSSGADVVDVGGMSTAPYNKTFISVDEELNRVMPIVRALRREFPNLVISVDTFRARVAEETLRVGADVINDVTGLKGDVGMARVIADHNASVIVMAREKEPALGRDPVVRTVTALRESLEMALSGGVNEEHIVIDPGVGAWPPLSMDPLFTGGEPLSGEYVHGDHEYPWYIWDSIIITNVGRIRSELGRPVLVGVSRKSFLERLLRRKAPPEERLFASVTAEAIAVVMGADAIRTHNVNESRDAIRIAESLRLCINSEPARCGMELARLLRGG from the coding sequence ATGCCTAGGGCTAGACTTGGTCGTGTTTGGTTTGGTGATAGCGAACCTGTTAGGTTGGTTGGAGTCATTAATGTAAGCCCTGAATCCTTCTTCAAGGGCTCTGTAAAGAGGAGTGTGGATGATGTTATTAAGGCCGTTGAGTCAATGACTTCTAGCGGTGCTGACGTTGTCGATGTTGGCGGTATGTCTACGGCCCCCTACAATAAGACGTTTATTAGTGTTGACGAGGAGTTGAATAGGGTTATGCCCATTGTTAGAGCCTTGAGGAGGGAATTCCCGAACCTAGTTATTTCAGTTGATACCTTTAGGGCGAGGGTGGCCGAGGAGACCCTGAGGGTTGGTGCAGACGTTATTAATGATGTTACTGGGTTAAAGGGTGATGTTGGCATGGCGCGTGTCATAGCTGATCACAATGCCTCCGTGATAGTTATGGCCAGGGAGAAAGAACCTGCGTTAGGCAGAGACCCTGTGGTTAGGACTGTGACCGCGCTAAGGGAGAGCCTGGAGATGGCACTTAGTGGCGGCGTTAATGAGGAGCATATTGTTATTGATCCTGGTGTTGGTGCGTGGCCTCCATTAAGTATGGACCCGTTATTCACAGGCGGCGAACCATTGAGCGGCGAGTATGTGCATGGTGATCATGAGTATCCTTGGTACATCTGGGACTCAATAATCATAACGAACGTTGGTAGAATAAGGAGCGAGCTGGGTAGACCCGTACTAGTTGGTGTTTCCAGGAAGTCGTTCCTAGAGAGACTATTGCGTAGGAAGGCGCCGCCTGAGGAGAGACTTTTTGCGTCGGTGACTGCCGAGGCAATTGCGGTGGTCATGGGCGCTGATGCCATTAGGACACACAATGTAAATGAGAGTAGGGATGCGATTAGGATAGCCGAATCCCTAAGGCTATGTATTAATAGCGAGCCTGCTAGGTGTGGTATGGAGTTAGCAAGGCTATTAAGGGGTGGATAA
- the rpiA gene encoding ribose-5-phosphate isomerase RpiA, translating to MSSADIAREAAAKEAIKYVTDGAVVGVGTGSTAMVFLRELHRLISNGHVKDVLLVPTSTETEIEIINLGLAHLLRYPWQVNHIDVAVDGADEVDRNKNLVKGGGAALTREKIVDYWARSFVVIVDESKVFDKIPAKHPIPIEVIPFAWPIVKARLEEIGGVVNLRFGSGKRGPIVTDNGNYILDYVPKTEIVPDEAEGFIKRVPGVVEVGLFNGKRVSKVIIGRPNGSIITMD from the coding sequence GTGAGTAGTGCCGACATCGCAAGGGAGGCTGCTGCCAAGGAGGCTATTAAGTATGTGACGGATGGAGCTGTGGTTGGTGTTGGTACCGGGTCAACCGCAATGGTTTTTCTTAGGGAGCTTCATAGGTTAATAAGTAATGGACATGTTAAGGACGTGCTACTGGTCCCAACGTCTACTGAGACTGAGATCGAGATAATAAACCTTGGATTGGCACATTTATTGCGTTATCCATGGCAAGTGAATCATATTGATGTGGCGGTTGATGGGGCTGACGAGGTTGATAGAAACAAGAACCTGGTTAAGGGTGGTGGCGCTGCATTGACCAGGGAGAAGATTGTTGATTACTGGGCTAGGTCATTTGTGGTGATTGTAGACGAGTCTAAGGTTTTTGATAAAATACCGGCGAAGCACCCAATACCCATTGAGGTGATACCCTTTGCCTGGCCCATTGTTAAGGCTAGGCTTGAGGAAATCGGCGGTGTCGTTAACCTAAGGTTTGGCAGTGGTAAAAGAGGACCAATAGTTACTGATAATGGTAATTACATACTTGATTATGTGCCAAAAACCGAGATAGTGCCTGATGAGGCAGAAGGGTTCATTAAGAGAGTGCCTGGCGTTGTCGAGGTGGGGCTCTTCAATGGTAAGAGGGTTTCGAAGGTAATAATCGGTAGACCTAATGGATCTATCATCACTATGGACTGA
- a CDS encoding aromatic amino acid ammonia-lyase: protein MTVEIGTGSHLKLDNIVSVSRNYEDVKISSDALNVMMRSRRALEELIHGNIKIYGVNTGLGDLYNITVNPEDVARYSLDMIIDHSMGIGDYAPDDWVRATMLIRAHQLSLGYSGIRSLITERLINFLNLRITPLVPRFGSVGASGDLAPLAHIALTLLGKGFVKYQGRAMSSAEALRAAGLDELKLSYKEALSLINGTSYSAAVASLGIWDSFRLLRASLAVMALVIEASRAGTAPLSIEINSVKLHNGENEVARALTELLSDSRNANTSGRVQDPYSIRCIPQVLGSVLDAFTWSLRNVLNEVNSVSDNPVIIGNGVFSTCHFHGQYIAISTDLLNMSLVVLGNLIERQVTQLLRREINGANNYLANGPWRVGLMLTQYTAAALAAKLRESSVPSTVQNIPTSGFQEDVNSMSANSAIKLHEINSLIMQLISILAYVSYSVISANNACAGCGKATTRIYDTIGKYISSAQTHNEAVTRLMGSIDELSGFIELRVSP, encoded by the coding sequence ATGACCGTGGAAATAGGGACAGGTTCACACCTTAAGTTGGACAATATTGTTAGTGTTTCCCGAAATTATGAGGATGTAAAGATAAGCAGTGATGCTTTAAATGTCATGATGCGATCACGGAGGGCCCTCGAAGAACTCATCCACGGCAACATTAAGATTTATGGCGTTAATACGGGGCTCGGTGATCTATACAACATTACCGTGAACCCAGAAGACGTGGCTAGGTACTCGCTGGATATGATCATTGATCACTCAATGGGTATTGGCGATTATGCACCTGATGATTGGGTTAGGGCCACAATGCTAATTCGTGCTCATCAACTATCCCTAGGTTATAGCGGTATAAGAAGCCTAATTACGGAGAGGTTAATCAATTTCCTGAACCTTAGGATAACGCCTTTGGTTCCTCGGTTTGGTTCTGTCGGCGCATCTGGCGATCTAGCACCACTGGCCCACATAGCCCTAACACTACTGGGTAAGGGCTTTGTTAAGTACCAGGGTAGGGCAATGAGTAGCGCAGAGGCTCTGAGGGCAGCCGGTCTCGACGAGCTAAAGCTTAGTTATAAAGAGGCTCTCTCATTAATTAACGGAACTAGTTACAGCGCAGCCGTGGCCTCACTGGGTATTTGGGATTCGTTCAGGTTATTGAGGGCTTCATTGGCTGTCATGGCACTGGTCATTGAGGCATCGCGAGCAGGAACAGCACCGTTAAGCATTGAAATAAACTCCGTGAAGCTACATAACGGTGAAAATGAAGTAGCGAGAGCGCTCACTGAGTTACTAAGTGATAGTAGGAATGCAAATACCAGCGGTAGGGTTCAGGACCCATACTCAATAAGGTGCATACCGCAAGTCCTGGGTTCCGTGCTTGATGCGTTCACTTGGTCATTGCGCAATGTGTTGAACGAGGTTAATTCCGTGAGCGACAACCCAGTGATAATCGGTAATGGTGTTTTCTCCACGTGTCACTTCCATGGGCAGTACATAGCCATATCTACGGATCTTCTCAATATGTCACTTGTTGTGCTTGGCAACTTAATTGAGAGGCAGGTAACGCAGTTACTTAGAAGGGAGATTAATGGTGCTAATAATTATCTGGCTAATGGTCCCTGGCGTGTTGGTTTGATGTTAACCCAATACACCGCAGCTGCATTGGCGGCTAAGCTTAGGGAATCGTCCGTGCCATCTACTGTGCAGAATATACCAACTAGTGGTTTCCAGGAGGATGTCAACTCCATGAGTGCAAACTCAGCGATAAAACTCCATGAAATTAACTCATTAATTATGCAATTAATCTCAATACTCGCCTATGTAAGTTACTCAGTAATTAGTGCAAACAATGCATGCGCAGGTTGTGGTAAAGCAACCACACGTATCTATGACACGATAGGTAAGTACATATCTAGTGCACAGACTCACAATGAGGCCGTGACTAGGCTTATGGGCTCAATTGATGAGCTATCTGGCTTTATTGAACTAAGGGTCAGTCCATAG
- a CDS encoding pyridoxal phosphate-dependent aminotransferase: protein MRISKRSSAFPGSAIRGINEEVVKLEQSGVKVYGFHIGQPGLPPSRELLLEFTKELLEKPFEYSMYTPSSGIEELREVIAEDYSRYSGIKVNNGNVSVSAGSAEAILATFMSIIDEGDEVVLFDPTYLMYEPVINYLGGRVRKVMAKEELGWEPNEEDVKAIMSNRVKAIIVVNPDNPTGRVLREPMIKLLIDLARDHDAFLIYDEAYRHLYYEGGHTYAIKYGLENVIALNTFSKDPAMPGWRLGYVVSHEDFIKVFNRVKQYTNLNPPTPAQYAGLLYLKKYKEKYLSETVPIYKSRMEAMYKAIREYLPEARVIKPKAGLFMFLNLEPHLRRLGIDDRDLSMRLVREAHVAVVPGSAFGDMGRLHVRMAFARENERDIEEGIRLIANYLARCPGH from the coding sequence GTGAGGATATCGAAAAGGAGTAGTGCATTTCCTGGATCCGCAATTAGGGGAATTAATGAGGAGGTTGTTAAACTTGAACAAAGCGGAGTCAAGGTCTACGGCTTCCACATAGGTCAACCCGGCCTACCACCCAGTAGAGAGCTTCTCCTGGAGTTCACTAAGGAGCTTCTCGAAAAGCCATTTGAGTACAGTATGTACACGCCGAGCAGTGGTATTGAGGAATTAAGAGAGGTCATCGCAGAGGACTACTCGAGGTACTCGGGAATTAAGGTAAATAATGGCAATGTGTCAGTATCAGCGGGCTCTGCAGAGGCCATCTTAGCAACGTTCATGAGCATTATAGATGAGGGTGATGAAGTCGTACTATTTGACCCAACCTACCTTATGTATGAGCCGGTCATTAATTACCTGGGCGGCAGGGTAAGGAAGGTAATGGCCAAGGAAGAACTTGGTTGGGAGCCCAACGAGGAGGATGTTAAGGCAATAATGAGTAATAGGGTTAAGGCAATAATAGTCGTTAACCCAGACAACCCAACTGGTAGGGTTTTGAGGGAGCCCATGATTAAGTTATTGATAGACCTAGCCCGTGATCACGACGCATTCTTGATCTACGACGAAGCCTATAGACATTTGTACTATGAGGGCGGACACACGTATGCCATTAAGTACGGCCTTGAAAACGTCATTGCACTAAACACGTTCTCCAAAGATCCAGCAATGCCTGGCTGGAGGTTGGGTTATGTGGTTTCTCATGAGGACTTCATAAAGGTTTTCAACAGGGTAAAGCAGTACACGAACCTAAACCCACCCACACCTGCCCAGTACGCAGGCCTACTGTACCTCAAAAAATACAAGGAGAAGTACCTAAGCGAGACAGTGCCGATTTATAAGTCAAGAATGGAGGCAATGTATAAGGCAATAAGGGAGTACTTGCCTGAGGCTAGGGTTATAAAGCCCAAGGCTGGACTATTTATGTTCCTTAATTTAGAGCCTCACCTAAGAAGGCTTGGTATTGACGATCGTGACCTATCCATGAGACTTGTTAGGGAAGCCCATGTTGCGGTTGTACCAGGGTCTGCATTTGGCGATATGGGTAGGTTGCATGTGAGGATGGCGTTTGCCAGGGAGAACGAGAGAGATATCGAGGAAGGCATTAGGTTAATTGCTAATTACTTAGCAAGGTGCCCTGGGCATTGA
- a CDS encoding threonine synthase produces MEVVYRCSRCGFIAEASTWLWRCPRCGGPLDVNIKGLKLTLSERRDMWKFSSVIPAKPLASLGEGFTPLVRPGFLRGNTYMKLEYLNPTGSFKDRGSAVAVSKAVELGAKLVIEDSSGNAGISVAAYAAATGIRARIYVPRDAPEGKKSLIRSLGAELIEAPSRAEAGRMAIESLRDGEAYLGHTWNPWFLQGTKTMAYELLDQLGHVPDAVVLPVSAGTLLLGLWIGFNELRSIGLVSRVPRLYAVQPQGFASLYEKIHGSTAGEPTRIADALRVSNPPRLGQMVDAIIGSGGDALVMTDNEILDSWKTLLRKGFIIEPSSAIALSGYLRLLNGNYLSNDREAVIVLTGNGLKYIDTMGRI; encoded by the coding sequence ATGGAGGTTGTTTATAGATGTTCAAGGTGTGGTTTTATTGCGGAGGCATCGACATGGCTTTGGAGATGTCCTAGGTGCGGTGGACCGCTGGACGTGAATATTAAGGGCTTGAAACTAACACTGAGTGAGCGTAGAGATATGTGGAAATTCTCAAGCGTCATTCCGGCGAAGCCACTGGCTAGTCTTGGTGAGGGCTTCACGCCATTAGTTAGGCCGGGTTTCCTGAGGGGCAATACTTACATGAAACTTGAGTACCTCAACCCAACTGGGTCATTTAAGGATAGGGGTTCTGCCGTGGCAGTATCAAAGGCCGTGGAGTTAGGCGCCAAGTTAGTTATTGAAGATTCAAGTGGCAATGCCGGCATATCTGTAGCTGCTTACGCGGCTGCGACTGGTATTAGGGCTAGGATATACGTACCTAGGGATGCGCCTGAGGGCAAGAAGAGTCTCATAAGATCATTGGGTGCTGAGTTAATTGAGGCGCCATCTAGGGCTGAGGCCGGTAGGATGGCCATCGAGTCCTTGAGAGATGGCGAGGCTTATCTTGGGCATACCTGGAATCCCTGGTTCTTACAAGGTACCAAGACCATGGCTTATGAATTACTTGATCAATTGGGGCATGTGCCAGATGCCGTTGTTTTACCTGTATCTGCTGGAACATTACTGCTTGGGCTTTGGATTGGTTTTAATGAGTTGAGGAGCATTGGTCTAGTTAGTAGGGTGCCGAGACTTTATGCGGTACAGCCTCAGGGATTTGCGAGCCTTTATGAGAAGATCCATGGAAGTACTGCGGGAGAACCCACTAGGATCGCTGATGCCCTTAGGGTGTCTAACCCGCCTAGGCTTGGGCAGATGGTTGATGCTATCATTGGTAGTGGAGGCGATGCATTGGTGATGACAGATAACGAGATACTGGATTCATGGAAAACACTGTTAAGGAAGGGCTTTATTATTGAGCCCAGTAGCGCAATAGCCCTCTCCGGTTACCTAAGGCTATTAAATGGTAATTATTTAAGTAATGACCGCGAGGCTGTCATTGTGCTCACAGGTAATGGACTTAAGTATATAGATACCATGGGCAGAATATAG
- the panB gene encoding 3-methyl-2-oxobutanoate hydroxymethyltransferase gives MERRKVTVQTIMGMKGKQRVVMVTAYDYPTARLVDQAGIDGILVGDSLGMVVLGFESTLRVALRDMLIHVAAVARAKPKALLIADMPFMTYETGIRDALRNASRLIRAGAEAVKPEGGQEIFDIVNNLVKFGIPVMGHIGLNPQRVLSLGGFKMIGRTEEQAKKLMEDAKALQEAGAFAIVIEMTPASVAKAVTESVKIPTICIGAGPHCDGQILVIHDVLGLTERPPSFAKKYVDLASIIRDAVAKYVSEVRNGEFPSAEYYKD, from the coding sequence ATGGAGAGGAGGAAGGTCACGGTACAGACAATAATGGGCATGAAGGGCAAACAGAGGGTCGTAATGGTAACGGCCTATGATTATCCAACGGCAAGGCTGGTGGACCAGGCGGGTATTGACGGCATATTAGTCGGTGATTCCCTTGGGATGGTTGTATTAGGTTTCGAAAGCACCCTAAGGGTCGCCCTCAGGGACATGCTCATACACGTGGCCGCCGTGGCCAGGGCAAAGCCCAAGGCCCTGCTTATTGCCGACATGCCCTTCATGACCTACGAAACAGGCATTAGGGATGCCTTGAGGAATGCCTCAAGGCTTATCAGGGCGGGTGCTGAGGCCGTGAAGCCCGAGGGTGGTCAGGAAATATTTGACATCGTAAATAACCTGGTCAAGTTCGGGATACCCGTGATGGGTCACATAGGACTTAATCCACAGAGGGTTCTCTCGCTTGGCGGATTTAAGATGATCGGTAGGACTGAGGAACAAGCCAAGAAATTAATGGAGGACGCCAAGGCGCTCCAGGAGGCCGGGGCCTTCGCGATAGTCATAGAGATGACCCCCGCAAGCGTAGCCAAGGCAGTAACAGAGAGTGTGAAGATACCAACTATCTGCATCGGCGCTGGTCCTCACTGCGATGGGCAAATACTCGTGATTCATGACGTTCTTGGCCTCACGGAGAGACCGCCAAGCTTTGCCAAGAAGTACGTAGATTTGGCGTCCATTATAAGAGATGCGGTGGCTAAGTACGTGAGTGAAGTTAGAAATGGTGAATTCCCTAGTGCGGAGTATTATAAGGATTGA
- a CDS encoding 4-phosphopantoate--beta-alanine ligase: MVEDSHASWVPPNHPRRESLFIRERLVDGFRDGYVAFQGLIAHGRGECFDYLVGESTIPPALTAERVAAAALLTASHPVISVNGNTATLAPRQIVELSKLINAKLEVNLFYRTREREELIARVLRESGAEEVLGVADDASCTIPELFSERRRVSCRGIYTADVVLVPLEDGDRTEALRKMGKTVIAIDLNPLSRTSRAASITIVDNVIRAIPNMIKFAGEMREMPRDELVNMVRNFNNEENLRSVLTFIRDRLSELASKGITLEFPKP; encoded by the coding sequence ATGGTTGAGGATTCACATGCGTCCTGGGTACCGCCTAATCACCCAAGGAGAGAGTCATTATTCATTAGGGAGAGGCTGGTTGATGGATTTAGGGATGGCTATGTGGCGTTTCAAGGCTTGATTGCGCATGGGCGTGGTGAATGCTTTGATTACCTAGTTGGTGAGTCTACAATACCTCCCGCACTAACTGCCGAGAGGGTGGCCGCAGCGGCGTTACTGACGGCTAGCCACCCAGTCATTTCGGTTAATGGTAATACGGCAACCCTCGCGCCGAGGCAAATAGTTGAGTTATCCAAACTCATTAATGCTAAGCTCGAGGTCAACCTATTTTACAGGACTAGGGAGAGGGAAGAGTTGATAGCCAGGGTACTCAGGGAGAGTGGCGCTGAGGAGGTCCTTGGTGTCGCTGATGATGCGTCCTGCACAATACCCGAGTTATTCAGCGAGAGGCGTAGGGTCTCGTGTAGGGGCATTTACACTGCTGACGTGGTACTCGTACCACTTGAGGACGGTGATAGAACCGAGGCACTCAGGAAGATGGGGAAGACCGTAATTGCCATAGACCTGAACCCGCTCTCTAGGACGTCCAGGGCCGCGAGCATAACAATCGTCGACAACGTGATTAGGGCGATACCGAACATGATCAAGTTCGCGGGAGAGATGAGGGAAATGCCCAGGGATGAACTGGTCAATATGGTTAGGAACTTCAACAATGAGGAGAACTTGAGGTCCGTACTTACGTTCATTAGGGACAGGCTAAGTGAGTTAGCGAGCAAGGGTATCACGCTTGAGTTCCCTAAGCCCTAA